Below is a window of Arthrobacter sp. SLBN-112 DNA.
CGGCCGAACCGAGCCTTTCCGCATCAAAATGTGGTGCTTGGGGAACGAAATGGACGGCCCATGGCAGCTGGGACACCGCTCGGCGGACGATTACGGCAAGATCGCATCCCGGACGGCAAAGGCCATGAGGCAGCTGGACCCGTCAGTGGAACTCGTGGTCTGCGGCTCGTCGAGCGCCCAAATGCCCACGTTCGGTGAATGGGAACGGGTAGTTCTGACGCACAGCTATGACGATGTGGACTACATTTCGTGCCACGCCTATTACGAAGAGAAGAACGGGGACCTCGGTTCCTTCCTTGCCTCAGCCTCCAATATGGACCACTTCATCGAGTCGGTGGTTGCAACGGCTGATCACGTCAAGGCCGTCAAGGGCAGCTCGAAAACCATCAACATCTCCTTTGACGAATGGAATGTCTGGTACATCCAGCGCTTTGAGCAGATAGAGAAGATAGAAGGAATCGATAATTGGCCCACCGCACCGCGACTGCTTGAGGATGCCTACTCCGTCGCGGACGCGGTTGTTTTCGGCAACCTTCTGATGTCATTGCTTAAGCACGCCGACCGTGTCACCTCGGCTTCCCTTGCCCAGTTGGTCAATGTGATCGCGCCGATCATGACCGAACCGGGCGGCCCTGCGTGGAAGCAGACCACATTCTTCCCGTTCGCTTTGACTTCCAAACTCGCAAAGGGAAATGCCCTGGAGGTCAAGCTGGAAGCAGAAACTTACACTACGGAGGTCTACGGCGTGGTCCCTCTTATTGATGCCGTCGCCACCCACGACGCCGATACCGGATCCACGTCGGTCTTTCTGGTCAACCGCTCCCAAACGGAAGAAGCGACTGTAACAATAGATGTGACGGCGCTCAGGGGGGTCATCGTCCTGGACGCGCAGACGCTTTCGGACGATGACGTTTATGCCAAGAACACCCTTGACCAGCCGGACC
It encodes the following:
- a CDS encoding alpha-N-arabinofuranosidase; this encodes MVSARLTIDPQFAVGPVNPRLFGSFVEHLGRCVYDGIYEPAHPKADASGFRTDVMELVKELGVSAIRYPGGNFVSGFRWEDSVGPRDQRPRRLDLAWHSTETNEVGLHEFSSWLEKVGSELMLAVNLGTRGTEEALDLLEYTNIRSGTELSERRVANGRTEPFRIKMWCLGNEMDGPWQLGHRSADDYGKIASRTAKAMRQLDPSVELVVCGSSSAQMPTFGEWERVVLTHSYDDVDYISCHAYYEEKNGDLGSFLASASNMDHFIESVVATADHVKAVKGSSKTINISFDEWNVWYIQRFEQIEKIEGIDNWPTAPRLLEDAYSVADAVVFGNLLMSLLKHADRVTSASLAQLVNVIAPIMTEPGGPAWKQTTFFPFALTSKLAKGNALEVKLEAETYTTEVYGVVPLIDAVATHDADTGSTSVFLVNRSQTEEATVTIDVTALRGVIVLDAQTLSDDDVYAKNTLDQPDRVGLSRNKSVAVRDGIVELTLPPVSWTSVNLG